Proteins from a genomic interval of Rosa chinensis cultivar Old Blush chromosome 2, RchiOBHm-V2, whole genome shotgun sequence:
- the LOC112186581 gene encoding histidine kinase 2 codes for MYLNCRVSGFNGRLPANFKLNKAMEPLDGPNCVSYSRRKLLLLGVLGFITVVWFFLGFNEGLLGMKEKTPEMCGEKSRILQQHFNVSKNQLLALASLFSESDQIASLECNKETGHGMLLTDGISCALKAVCSDEKEFQKHHKWVAEYVEAKDQCLVQDENIPRRLDLSVLQEKSLAHIPQSTVSANRICQKDNLGSGAKVECTKVDSQILCCLIKGCSWVFVGMILFYQLSGFSLKLWRNQKQKLVHECPCQQKLVQEQPLGRKKQPEKQQQQVHSPPKVACTWRKKLLIVFVLFGVITSIWLFFHLNERDFVWREETLSNMCDERARMLQDQFNVSLNHVHALAILVSTFHHGKHPSAIDQKTFGEYTERTAFERPLTSGVAYALKVTHAEREQFEKEHGWTIKKMETEDQTLVQDFLPESLDPAPIQDEYAPVIFSQETVSHIVSIDMMSGKDDRENILRARSTGKGVLTSPFKLLKSNHLGVVLTFAVYNMDLPPDATSEQRVQATVGYLGASYDVPSLVEKLLHQLASKQTIVVNVYDTTNASSLINMYGTDVIDTGLLHISSLDFGDPQRRHEMHCRFKHKPPFPWTAVSAAVGVLVITLLVGHIFHAAISRIAKVEADYCVMEQLKVRAEAADVAKSQFLATVSHEIRTPMNGVLGMLQMLMDTNLDANQQDYAETAHASGRDLISLINEVLDQAKIESGRLELETVPFDLRSVLDNVLSLFSGKTNEKGIELAVYVSNMVPEVVIGDPGRLRQIITNLVGNSIKFTHDKGHIFVSVHLADEVKGPPDFMDEVLRQGLNLVGDLSNKTYTLSGFPVVDRWKSWERFKALSSTTMEEPDMIKLIVTVEDTGVGIPLDAQSRIFTPFMQADSSTSRTYGGTGIGLSISKRLVDLMCGEIGFVSEPGIGSTFSFTGSFLRGKTSSLDMKWPQYEPAVSEFRGLRALVIDKRITRTEVTRYHMQRLGISADIASSLESACSYLSSTSKTSLSTCLAMVLIDKDVWDKETGVTFHQSVKEHRQNSSVESPVNFPKIFLLATSISSTERNELKSSGLVDNVLMKPLRLSVLIACFQEALVSGKTRLVNIKKPTLGKLLRGRKILVVDDNAVNRRVAEGALKKYGAIVTCVDSGKTALDMLKPPHNFDACFMDLQMPEMDGFEATRRIRCLESEVNEKIASGEAPIEMFGNVENWHTPILAMTADVIQASNEECMNCGMDGYVSKPFEEEQLYTAVAKFFESG; via the exons ATGTATCTGAATTGCAGGGTGTCTGGTTTTAATGGCAGACTACCTGCTAATTTCAAGTTAAACAAGGCAATGGAGCCCTTGGATGGGCCAAATTGTGTCAGTTATTCGAGAAGAAAGCTTCTACTTCttggggttttaggttttattaCAGTAGTGTGGTTTTTCCTGGGTTTCAATGAGGGACTTCTGGGGATGAAAGAGAAGACTCCAGAGATGTGTGGAGAGAAATCTCGAATCTTGCAGCAGCATTTCAATGTCAGCAAGAACCAGCTTCTGGCTTTAGCTTCCTTGTTCTCCGAATCAGATCAG ATAGCATCCCTTGAATGTAACAAAGAAACAGGACATGGGATGCTTTTAACTGATGGCATTTCCTGTGCTTTGAAGGCAGTATGTTCAGATGAGAAAGAATTTCAAAAGCATCATAAATGGGTGGCAGAATATGTTGAAGCCAAGGACCAATGCCTGGTTCAAGATGAAAACATCCCCAGGAGGCTTGACCTATCAGTGCTACAGGAAAAGTCCTTGGCACACATTCCGCAGTCTACAGTATCTGCTAATAGAATTTGTCAAAAG GACAATTTGGGATCAGGGGCAAAGGTAGAGTGCACAAAAGTGGATTCTCAgattttatgttgtttgataaAGGGTTGTTCGTGGGTTTTTGTTGGAATGATTTTGTTCTACCAATTGTCTGGTTTTTCTTTGAAATTATGGAGGAACCAGAAGCAGAAGCTGGTTCATGAGTGCCCATGCCAACAGAAATTGGTTCAAGAGCAGCCATTGGGTCGTAAGAAGCAGCCAGAGAAACAGCAACAACAAGTCCACAGTCCTCCTAAGGTTGCTTGCACGTGGAGGAAGAAACTCCTAATCGTATTTGTCTTATTTGGAGTTATTACGTCAATTTGGTTATTTTTCCACTTGAATGAAAGAGATTTTGTGTGGAGAGAAGAAACACTTTCCAACATGTGTGATGAACGAGCCCGGATGTTGCAAGATCAGTTCAATGTGAGCCTGAACCATGTTCATGCTTTAGCTATTCTCGTCTCCACCTTTCACCATGGAAAGCATCCTTCTGCCATTGATCAG AAAACATTTGGTGAATATACAGAGAGAACAGCTTTTGAGAGACCACTTACTAGTGGTGTTGCTTATGCTTTAAAAGTTACTCATGCTGAGAGGGAACAATTCGAGAAGGAACATGGATGGACaataaagaaaatggaaacTGAGGACCAGACTCTTGTCCAAGATTTTCTTCCAGAAAGCTTGGATCCTGCCCCTATTCAAGATGAATATGCGCCTGTGATATTTTCTCAAGAAACTGTCTCCCATATTGTCTCGATTGACATGATGTCGGGAAAG GATGACCGCGAGAACATCTTGCGAGCAAGGTCAACAGGAAAGGGAGTACTGACTTCCCCTTTTAAGCTATTGAAATCCAATCACTTGGGAGTTGTTCTTACATTTGCTGTGTATAATATGGACTTGCCTCCAGATGCCACATCAGAGCAACGAGTTCAAGCGACTGTGGG GTATCTAGGTGCATCTTACGATGTCCCATCACTGGTGGAGAAGCTCCTGCACCAACTTGCCAGCAAGCAAACAATTGTTGTGAATGTTTATGATACAACTAATGCATCTTCTCTGATCAACATGTATGGAACTGATGTTATTGATACTGGGCTGTTGCACATTAGCAGCCTTGATTTTGGTGATCCACAACGCAGACATGAAATGCACTGCAG GTTTAAGCATAAACCTCCTTTTCCTTGGACAGCAGTAAGTGCGGCAGTGGGAGTCCTAGTCATTACCTTGCTAGTTGGTCATATTTTTCATGCGGCCATAAGCCGAATAGCAAAGGTAGAGGCAGACTATTGTGTGATGGAACAACTCAAAGTTCGTGCAGAAGCTGCAGATGTGGCCAAATCACAG TTCCTTGCAACTGTTTCCCATGAAATCCGGACACCAATGAATGGTGTTTTAG GTATGCTGCAAATGCTGATGGACACAAATCTTGATGCCAACCAACAGGATTATGCTGAGACTGCGCATGCTAGTGGAAGAGATCTCATATCGCTGATAAATGAGGTTCTTGATCAGGCCAAAATAGAATCAGGCCGGCTGGAACTTGAAACTGTACCTTTTGATCTTCGTTCGGTGCTTGATAATGTTCTATCACTTTTCTCAGGAAAAACTAATGAGAAAGGGATTGAG TTGGCTGTCTATGTCTCCAATATGGTCCCTGAAGTTGTCATCGGAGACCCAGGACGCCTTCGGCAGATTATTACAAACCTTGTTGGGAATTCAATCAAG TTCACCCATGACAAAGGACATATATTTGTCTCGGTGCATCTGGCGGATGAAGTGAAGGGTCCACCTGATTTTATGGATGAAGTTCTAAGACAAGGCTTGAATTTAGTTGGAGACCTCTCAAACAAAACTTATACATTGAGTGGCTTTCCTGTGGTTGATAGATGGAAAAGTTGGGAACGTTTTAAAGCATTAAGCAGCACAACAATGGAGGAACCTGATATGATAAAATTAATTGTAACAGTTGAGGATACAGGTGTAGGAATTCCACTAGATGCACAAAGTCGCATCTTCACGCCTTTTATGCAGGCGGATAGTTCCACTTCTAGAACTTATGGTGGTACTGGAATAGGATTGAGCATTAGCAAACGTTTGGTCGATCTCATGTGTGGGGAGATAGGGTTTGTGAGTGAACCTGGCATTGGCAGTACCTTTTCATTTACTGGGTCGTTTCTGAGAGGGAAGACAAGTTCTCTAGATATGAAGTGGCCTCAGTATGAACCAGCTGTCTCAGAATTTCGAGGACTGAGAGCACTGGTAATAGATAAGAGAATCACCCGAACTGAAGTCACAAGATATCATATGCAGAGGTTGGGAATATCGGCGGATATTGCTTCCAGTCTTGAATCAGCATGCTCTTATCTATCTAGTACGAGCAAGACAAG CCTATCCACATGTTTGGCCATGGTTCTTATCGACAAAGATGTTTGGGATAAAGAAACTGGTGTTACGTTCCATCAGTCGGTTAAAGAGCACAGGCAAAACAGCAGCGTGGAGTCTCCCGTGAACTTTCCAAAGATATTTCTCCTGGCTACCTCCATTAGCTCTACTGAACGTAATGAACTAAAATCTTCTGGTCTTGTAGATAATGTATTGATGAAGCCTCTTCGGTTAAGTGTCTTAATTGCCTGCTTCCAAGAGGCCCTTGTAAGTGGTAAAACGAGGCTTGTGAACATAAAAAAACCAACTCTTGGAAAGTTACTACGAGGCAGGAAGATTTTGGTAGTGGATGATAATGCAGTCAACAGAAGAGTTGCAGAAGGTGCTTTAAAGAAATATGGAGCAATTGTCACCTGTGTTGATAGTGGGAAGACTGCTTTAGACATGCTTAAGCCACCACACAACTTTGACGCTTGCTTTATGGACCTCCAAATGCCAGAAATGGACGG ATTCGAAGCAACTCGTCGAATTCGCTGTCTGGAGAGTGAGGTTAATGAGAAAATTGCATCTGGGGAAGCACCAATCGAGATGTTTGGCAATGTGGAGAATTGGCACACACCAATATTAGCTATGACGGCTGATGTGATTCAGGCTTCAAATGAAGAATGCATGAATTGTGGGATGGATGGCTATGTGTCAAAGCCATTTGAAGAAGAACAATTATATACAGCAGTAGCTAAATTCTTCGAGTCTGGTTAA
- the LOC112190347 gene encoding glucan endo-1,3-beta-glucosidase 1 — protein sequence MLIRITLALLFLSLVPLKSVDADYEQWCIADEQTPDDELQAAIDWACSGGGGADCSKIQMNQPCFYPNTLKDHASYAFNNYFQKFKHKGGSCYFKAAAMITELDPSHGPCKYDYFP from the exons ATGCTGATAAGGATAACACTTGCTCTGCTCTTTCTCTCGCTAGTTCCACTCAAATCAG TGGATGCAGATTATGAGCAATGGTGTATCGCCGACGAACAAACCCCGGATGATGAGTTGCAGGCAGCAATAGATTGGGCTTGTAGTGGAGGTGGAGGTGCAGATTGTAGCAAGATTCAGATGAACCAACCTTGcttttacccaaacactcttaaAGACCATGCTTCCTATGCCTTCAACAACTACTTCCAGAAGTTCAAACACAAAGGTGGATCTTGCTACTTCAAGGCAGCTGCCATGATTACAGAACTTGATCCTA GTCATGGCCCTTGCAAGTATGACTATTTTCCCTGA
- the LOC112185582 gene encoding scarecrow-like transcription factor PAT1: MQASKQHRSSGMSKRLHYQPMQEVEAYCLPPFRVLDHQPPYNESSQSTHSTAQSFRERYCTLESSSANGSYNTLYNSPSTVSFSPNGSPVSQHDQDSHYQYHSPDHTYGSSISGSCITDDATDFKYKLKELETAMLGDSNIFDNYCSSLQNGASNTRPEVDSWGQIMDSISKKDLNQVLVFCAKAVADNDLLMAQWMMDELRQMVAVSGEPIERLGAYMLEGLVARRASSGSSICKALRCKEPARCKEPASSELLSYMHILYEVCPYFKFGYMSANGAIAEAMKDENRVHIIDFQIGQGSQWLTLIQAFAARPGGPPHIRITGIDDSMSAYARGGGLSIVGKRLSKLAEMFKVPFEFHATAISGCDVQLENLGVKPGEEALAMNFAFMLHHMPDESVSTQNHRDRLLRLVKSLSPKVVTLVEQESNTNTAAFFPRFVETLNYYTAMFESIDVTLPRNRKERIDVEQHCLAREIVNIIACEGVERVERHELLGKWRSRFAMAGFTPYPLSSLVNATIETLLKNYSDKYRLQERDGALYLGWKNRDLVASCAWKCKPGTD, translated from the coding sequence ATGCAAGCATCAAAGCAGCACAGAAGTTCAGGTATGTCGAAACGGTTGCACTATCAACCGATGCAAGAAGTAGAAGCCTACTGCTTGCCTCCATTCCGGGTGTTGGACCACCAGCCACCATATAATGAGAGCAGCCAAAGTACCCACTCCACGGCTCAGAGTTTCCGTGAGAGGTACTGCACTTTGGAGTCGTCCTCAGCAAATGGCAGCTACAACACTCTTTATAACTCCCCATCAACTGTCAGTTTTTCACCCAATGGAAGCCCGGTGTCTCAGCATGATCAAGATTCTCATTACCAGTACCATTCTCCTGATCATACATATGGCTCTTCAATAAGTGGCTCCTGCATTACTGATGATGCAACCGACTTCAAGTACAAGCTGAAAGAATTAGAAACCGCAATGCTTGGCGATTCCAATATCTTTGACAACTATTGCAGTTCCCTTCAGAATGGGGCAAGCAATACCAGGCCAGAAGTGGACAGCTGGGGACAGATTATGGACTCAATATCTAAGAAGGATTTAAATCAAGTCCTCGTCTTCTGTGCAAAAGCAGTAGCAGATAATGATCTGTTGATGGCACAGTGGATGATGGATGAACTGCGCCAGATGGTTGCGGTTTCTGGTGAACCAATTGAAAGGTTGGGAGCATACATGTTGGAAGGACTAGTTGCGCGTCGAGCATCCTCAGGGAGCAGCATCTGTAAAGCACTGAGATGCAAAGAACCAGCTAGATGCAAAGAACCAGCTAGTTCTGAACTCCTGTCTTACATGCATATTCTTTATGAGGTCTGTCCCTACTTCAAGTTTGGGTATATGTCTGCAAATGGAGCCATTGCAGAAGCCATGAAGGATGAAAATAGAGTCCACATCATTGATTTTCAAATTGGTCAGGGGAGTCAGTGGTTGACTCTAATCCAGGCTTTTGCAGCAAGACCTGGAGGACCACCCCATATTCGAATAACTGGTATTGATGATTCGATGTCAGCTTATGCCCGAGGTGGAGGACTCAGCATTGTGGGGAAGAGGCTATCTAAGCTTGCAGAGATGTTTAAGGTGCCATTTGAGTTCCATGCCACTGCTATCTCCGGTTGTGATGTTCAGCTTGAGAATCTTGGGGTTAAACCTGGGGAGGAGGCTTTGGCTATGAACTTTGCATTCATGCTGCATCACATGCCAGATGAGAGCGTCAGCACTCAGAATCATCGTGATCGGCTATTGAGGTTGGTTAAGAGCTTGTCTCCAAAAGTTGTGACCCTTGTTGAGCAAGAATCGAACACAAACACTGCTGCATTTTTTCCGAGGTTTGTGGAAACACTAAATTACTACACGGCTATGTTTGAGTCAATTGATGTAACTCTTCCGAGGAATCGCAAGGAGAGGATCGATGTTGAGCAACACTGCTTGGCCAGGGAAATTGTGAACATAATCGCCTGTGAGGGGGTTGAGAGGGTGGAAAGACATGAGCTTCTCGGGAAGTGGAGGTCGCGGTTTGCAATGGCAGGATTTACTCCATACCCTTTAAGCTCCTTGGTAAATGCAACCATCGAGACACTGCTCAAGAACTACTCTGACAAGTACAGGCTTCAAGAGAGAGATGGGGCGCTCTATCTTGGCTGGAAGAACAGAGATTTGGTTGCTTCTTGTGCATGGAAGTGCAAACCTGGCACTGATTGA